One genomic region from bacterium encodes:
- a CDS encoding dockerin type I domain-containing protein, producing MHVHKFRLLRLAGMLLCLGLDVLALPLAAQVPVDPANTTSGDINHDGVFDQIDLIQLERAVTLKLSLPAAETATCDVDGNGRLTGFDLLVMTQALKRAQSTGVSMFDAIKSTIEVDLAKEGDNVQTYLDLARFMAKEGRLDRSRQVLESIMEALDTRHPLYEAINATLHDIEDKEAAKRLLEEGADKEAIYDASEDPSGKISLRRKVIEMKNKLTDLMKDQSFAASYDSKRTQGKLDAVMDNMLRKIGKDQDVDPGDITKFNGDVRSVLEDPDNIVGSLSVDQRNQIVKIVDQSTGDMRDTAMDLRQRISAAKSQSEPESQGGGLIRQEILDRRKWNTDGAADNLRVDKLIVANSPKISPDTISIVSPLYNLNWDVSNVLGARDAAVEISKVDKKFANPRGAQVDKDNTLYYNPSMGGVSGQRRGSALELEGEGTYQYRVAALDNRGEMISRFSDAAELIVVANNVNILANQPNVSPDTIYPGNPTYTFKWDIGNIEGAKDVAVEISNPNTPFSNPGGRERDRVNTFFFNPSLGRLSGSFGSNIDGLSGPGLYLFRVIGVSPVGDFVGQWSPPDTLIVTTDEVAAVARENPPEVLLPPKVAFQDTALVVSWDVSAVKAARSISLEVALSDTGGSASEKAVLNRKLPGASGSTVLKLNELEGRGRYVFRVAAADSSGTLVTMWSRPETWRYRGQSSAADTLEKNAKSQAAQEPDTPGLGAPEGKELRVATDKSPLYADKSLSSTELASLNKGDSLILVSSDGMWNRVYYAPKRTYGWVLNINIEER from the coding sequence ATGCATGTTCACAAGTTCCGCCTCTTACGCCTGGCCGGAATGCTCCTTTGCCTGGGGCTCGACGTGCTTGCGCTCCCCCTGGCGGCGCAGGTCCCGGTGGACCCGGCGAACACCACCAGCGGCGACATCAACCACGACGGGGTGTTCGACCAGATCGACCTGATCCAGCTCGAACGCGCGGTCACGCTCAAGCTCAGCCTGCCTGCCGCCGAGACTGCCACCTGCGATGTGGACGGCAACGGCAGGCTGACCGGCTTTGATCTCCTGGTCATGACCCAGGCCCTCAAGCGCGCCCAGAGCACCGGGGTGAGCATGTTCGACGCGATCAAGAGCACGATCGAGGTCGACCTGGCCAAGGAGGGGGACAATGTCCAGACCTATCTCGACCTGGCCCGTTTCATGGCCAAGGAGGGCCGTCTGGACCGCTCGCGGCAGGTGCTCGAAAGCATAATGGAGGCCCTCGACACCCGTCACCCGCTCTACGAGGCGATCAACGCCACCCTGCACGACATAGAGGATAAGGAAGCGGCCAAGCGGCTGCTCGAAGAGGGCGCCGATAAAGAGGCGATCTACGACGCCTCCGAGGACCCCTCCGGCAAGATAAGCCTGCGCCGGAAAGTGATCGAGATGAAAAACAAGCTCACCGACCTGATGAAAGACCAGAGTTTCGCCGCCAGCTACGACAGCAAGCGCACCCAGGGCAAGCTGGATGCGGTGATGGACAACATGCTGCGCAAGATCGGCAAGGATCAGGACGTGGATCCGGGCGACATCACCAAGTTCAACGGTGATGTGCGCTCGGTGCTGGAAGACCCGGACAATATCGTCGGAAGCCTTTCCGTCGACCAGCGTAACCAGATCGTCAAGATCGTGGACCAGTCCACCGGCGATATGCGCGACACGGCGATGGACCTGCGGCAGAGGATCAGCGCCGCAAAAAGCCAGAGCGAGCCCGAGTCCCAGGGCGGGGGCCTGATCCGCCAGGAGATCCTGGACCGCCGCAAGTGGAACACCGACGGTGCCGCGGACAACCTGAGAGTGGACAAGCTGATCGTGGCCAACAGCCCCAAGATATCGCCCGATACGATCAGCATCGTCTCCCCCCTGTATAACCTGAACTGGGATGTCTCGAACGTCCTGGGGGCCAGGGATGCCGCGGTGGAGATCAGCAAGGTGGACAAGAAATTCGCCAACCCGCGCGGGGCCCAGGTGGACAAGGACAACACCCTGTACTACAACCCCTCGATGGGCGGCGTGTCCGGCCAGCGCCGCGGCAGCGCGCTCGAGCTGGAGGGCGAGGGCACCTACCAGTACCGGGTGGCGGCCCTGGACAACCGTGGAGAGATGATCAGCCGCTTCTCCGACGCGGCCGAGCTGATCGTGGTGGCCAACAACGTCAATATCCTGGCCAACCAGCCCAATGTCTCCCCGGACACGATCTATCCCGGGAACCCGACCTACACTTTCAAGTGGGACATCGGCAACATCGAGGGGGCCAAGGACGTCGCGGTGGAGATATCCAACCCCAATACCCCGTTCTCCAATCCCGGCGGGCGTGAGCGCGACCGGGTGAACACGTTCTTTTTCAACCCCTCGCTGGGACGGTTGAGCGGCTCTTTCGGCTCCAACATCGACGGCCTGTCGGGGCCGGGCCTCTACCTGTTCCGCGTGATCGGGGTCAGCCCGGTCGGCGATTTCGTCGGCCAGTGGTCCCCCCCCGACACCCTGATCGTGACCACCGACGAGGTCGCGGCAGTGGCCCGCGAGAACCCGCCCGAGGTCTTGCTGCCGCCCAAGGTGGCTTTCCAGGATACGGCACTTGTGGTGAGTTGGGATGTCAGTGCGGTCAAAGCGGCACGCAGTATCTCACTGGAGGTGGCCCTGAGCGACACCGGAGGCAGCGCTTCGGAGAAGGCGGTCCTGAACCGCAAGCTCCCCGGCGCCAGCGGCTCGACCGTCCTGAAACTCAACGAGCTGGAGGGCCGCGGGCGCTACGTGTTCCGGGTGGCCGCCGCCGATTCCAGCGGGACGCTGGTCACCATGTGGAGCCGTCCCGAAACCTGGAGATACCGCGGTCAGTCCTCGGCTGCGGATACGCTTGAAAAAAATGCCAAATCCCAGGCCGCCCAGGAGCCCGACACACCGGGGCTGGGGGCGCCCGAGGGCAAGGAGCTGCGCGTGGCCACGGACAAATCACCGCTCTACGCCGACAAATCGCTCTCCAGCACGGAGCTGGCCAGCCTGAACAAGGGTGACAGCCTGATCCTGGTCTCCAGCGACGGCATGTGGAACCGGGTCTACTACGCCCCCAAGCGCACCTATGGCTGGGTGCTGAACATCAATATCGAGGAACGCTGA
- a CDS encoding glutamine--tRNA ligase/YqeY domain fusion protein, whose translation MDRPNTAPGTDFIRAIVDEDNRTGKYGGRVVTRFPPEPNGFLHIGHAKSICLNFGVASQNGGVTHLRFDDTNPCKEEDRYVESIQEDVRWLGFDWGSHLYYASDYFEQLYQWAVVLINKGLAYVCELSAEQVRQYRGTLTEPGRPSPWRDRSVEENLDLFERMRAGEFEEGSHTLRARIDMASPNVNLRDPVMYRILKARHHRTGDKWCIYPMYDYAHGQSDSIERITHSICTLEFEDHRPLYDWFIQAIGIYAPQQIEFARLNLTYTVLSKRKLLELVQDNLVSGWDDPRMPTISGLRRRGYTPKSIRDFADRIGVAKTDSTVDIQLLEYFVREDLNLVAPRRMAVLEPLRLVIDNYPEDKSEEFELINNPEDLGAGSRRAPFSKVLYIEREDFMENPPPKYFRLAPGREARLRGAYFVKCESLVKDPSTGEVTEIHCTYDPETRGGDSPDGRKVKATLHWVSAAHAVSAEVRLFDHLFGKEDPGELEPGVTDWRANLNPNSLTVLKDCRLEPCLKDAAAGARFQFERKGYFCADPDSRPGAPVFNRTVTLRDTWAKIQKTQGEGQA comes from the coding sequence ATGGACAGGCCGAATACCGCTCCAGGCACCGATTTTATCCGGGCCATCGTGGATGAGGACAATCGCACGGGCAAGTACGGCGGACGGGTGGTGACCCGGTTCCCGCCCGAACCCAACGGTTTCCTGCATATCGGCCATGCCAAGAGTATCTGCCTGAACTTCGGGGTCGCGAGTCAGAACGGCGGGGTCACTCACCTGCGCTTCGACGACACCAACCCCTGCAAGGAGGAGGACCGCTATGTCGAGTCCATCCAGGAGGATGTGCGCTGGCTGGGGTTCGACTGGGGCAGCCACCTCTACTACGCCTCGGACTATTTCGAGCAGCTCTACCAGTGGGCGGTAGTGCTGATAAACAAAGGCCTGGCCTATGTCTGCGAGCTGAGCGCCGAACAGGTGCGCCAATATCGCGGCACCCTGACCGAGCCGGGACGGCCCAGCCCCTGGCGTGACCGGTCGGTCGAGGAAAACCTCGACCTGTTCGAGCGCATGCGCGCGGGCGAATTCGAGGAGGGCAGCCACACCCTGCGGGCCAGGATCGACATGGCCTCGCCCAATGTCAACCTGCGCGACCCGGTGATGTACCGTATCCTCAAGGCCCGTCACCACCGCACCGGCGACAAGTGGTGCATCTACCCGATGTACGACTACGCCCACGGCCAGAGCGACTCCATTGAGCGTATCACCCACTCGATTTGCACTCTCGAATTCGAGGACCACCGTCCCCTTTACGACTGGTTCATCCAGGCGATCGGCATTTACGCCCCGCAGCAGATCGAGTTCGCCCGTCTCAACCTGACCTACACCGTGCTGAGCAAGCGCAAGCTGCTCGAGCTGGTGCAGGACAACCTGGTGAGCGGCTGGGACGACCCGCGCATGCCCACCATCTCGGGCCTGCGCCGCCGCGGCTACACACCCAAATCGATCCGCGACTTCGCCGACCGCATCGGCGTGGCCAAGACCGACAGCACGGTGGACATCCAACTCCTGGAATATTTCGTCCGCGAGGACCTGAACCTGGTCGCCCCGCGGCGCATGGCAGTGCTGGAGCCGCTGCGCCTGGTGATCGACAACTACCCCGAGGACAAGAGTGAGGAGTTCGAGCTGATCAACAACCCGGAGGACCTGGGCGCGGGCAGCCGCCGGGCGCCGTTCTCGAAGGTGCTGTACATCGAACGCGAGGATTTCATGGAGAACCCGCCGCCCAAGTATTTCCGCCTGGCGCCCGGGCGCGAGGCGAGGCTGCGCGGGGCTTATTTCGTCAAGTGCGAAAGCCTGGTCAAGGACCCGTCCACGGGCGAGGTGACCGAGATCCATTGCACCTACGACCCGGAGACCCGCGGCGGGGACTCGCCGGACGGACGCAAGGTGAAAGCCACCCTGCACTGGGTCTCGGCGGCCCATGCGGTGAGCGCCGAGGTGCGCCTGTTCGATCACCTGTTCGGTAAAGAGGACCCGGGCGAACTGGAGCCGGGGGTGACCGACTGGCGGGCCAACCTCAACCCGAACTCCCTGACCGTGCTCAAGGACTGCCGTCTGGAGCCCTGCCTCAAGGACGCCGCCGCGGGAGCGCGTTTCCAGTTCGAGCGCAAGGGCTATTTCTGCGCGGACCCCGACTCCAGGCCCGGCGCGCCGGTGTTCAACCGCACGGTCACGCTGCGCGACACCTGGGCCAAGATACAGAAAACCCAGGGCGAGGGACAGGCCTGA
- a CDS encoding ABC transporter ATP-binding protein: MARIKGNKSEVVRLDRVSVEREGRSILRSVSLSVEPGQHWVIAGPNGSGKTTLLNVINAYLWPTRGRVSVLGERYGEVDVRDMRRRIGFVTSALYERVPARETCLEVIVSGRFASLGIYDEPTAEDRALAAEQARFMGLERVLGSHYGVLSFGERQRTLLARALAAGPRLLILDEPFEGLDLGARERIMSFLDSLLSRPDSPTVLLVTHRIEEIPSAITHAALLKAGSILAAGPREAVLTSENLSRAMDCRVEVLRKNGRMAALVGG; this comes from the coding sequence ATGGCACGGATCAAGGGGAACAAGAGCGAAGTCGTGCGCCTGGACCGGGTGAGCGTGGAACGCGAGGGCCGCTCCATCCTGCGCAGTGTCAGCCTGAGCGTGGAGCCTGGACAGCACTGGGTGATCGCCGGGCCCAACGGCAGCGGCAAGACCACGCTGCTCAACGTGATAAACGCCTACCTCTGGCCCACGCGGGGACGGGTGAGCGTGCTGGGCGAGCGTTACGGCGAGGTGGACGTGCGCGACATGCGCCGCAGGATCGGGTTTGTCACCTCGGCCCTCTACGAGCGGGTCCCCGCGCGCGAGACCTGCCTGGAAGTGATAGTTTCGGGACGCTTCGCCAGCCTGGGGATTTACGATGAACCTACCGCCGAGGACCGCGCCCTGGCCGCCGAGCAGGCGCGGTTCATGGGCCTGGAGCGGGTGCTGGGCAGCCATTACGGCGTGCTGAGTTTCGGCGAGCGCCAGCGCACCCTGCTGGCCCGCGCCCTGGCCGCAGGGCCGCGCCTGCTGATCCTGGACGAGCCGTTCGAGGGCCTCGACCTGGGCGCGCGGGAGCGGATCATGAGCTTCCTGGACAGCCTGCTCTCCCGTCCCGACAGCCCCACAGTGCTGCTGGTGACCCACCGCATCGAGGAGATACCCTCCGCGATCACCCACGCGGCCCTGCTCAAGGCCGGGAGCATTCTGGCCGCCGGACCGCGTGAGGCTGTGCTCACCTCGGAGAACCTGAGCCGGGCCATGGACTGTAGGGTGGAGGTGCTGCGCAAGAACGGGCGCATGGCCGCGCTGGTGGGGGGATAA
- a CDS encoding SGNH/GDSL hydrolase family protein, with protein MRLSVPALVAAAVLLGLSVAAAQSARLIDPAHARADSLGTLWYDGRDIGVEGKGWTDTEGYYDRFPARAKGVVREPVWDLSRDAAGLLLRFRTDADSILVDWDGGEGMPHFAPTGVSGLDLYVWKDSRWVYDWTARPDTGRTVRRIGKLNKTHEMRDCIINLPLYHGVTRLALGLPAGARLYSLPPPPGKPVVIYGTSITQGGCASRPGMAHSQILGRWLNREVINLGFSGNGMLEPEVATLLAELDPAVYVIDCIPNVGNAIGHLTVPFVKTLRAKHPLTPILLVEDPRGSNALANDSLGMQFKQLTDSGDHEVFLLRGEGMLEDDGESTVDGVHPTDLGFMRMARHFRPAIEVLLRPGE; from the coding sequence ATGAGACTATCCGTCCCTGCGCTGGTCGCGGCGGCGGTGCTGCTGGGCCTGAGCGTGGCTGCGGCGCAGAGCGCCAGGCTGATCGATCCGGCGCACGCCCGCGCCGACAGCCTGGGCACGCTTTGGTATGATGGGCGCGATATCGGGGTGGAAGGCAAGGGCTGGACTGACACCGAGGGCTACTACGACCGGTTCCCGGCCCGGGCCAAGGGCGTGGTGCGCGAGCCGGTCTGGGACCTGTCGCGCGACGCCGCCGGGCTTCTGCTGCGGTTCCGCACGGATGCCGACAGTATCCTGGTAGACTGGGACGGCGGCGAGGGGATGCCGCATTTCGCGCCCACCGGGGTGAGCGGTCTGGACCTCTACGTGTGGAAAGACAGCCGCTGGGTCTACGACTGGACTGCCCGGCCCGACACCGGCCGCACGGTGCGACGGATCGGCAAGCTTAACAAGACGCACGAGATGCGCGACTGCATCATAAACCTGCCGCTCTATCACGGAGTGACCAGGCTCGCTCTGGGCCTTCCCGCCGGGGCCAGGCTCTACAGCCTTCCGCCGCCTCCGGGCAAGCCGGTGGTGATCTACGGCACCTCGATCACCCAGGGCGGCTGCGCCTCGCGCCCGGGCATGGCCCACAGCCAGATCCTGGGCCGCTGGCTGAACCGTGAGGTGATAAACCTCGGCTTTTCGGGCAACGGGATGCTGGAGCCGGAAGTGGCCACACTCCTGGCCGAGCTGGACCCGGCCGTGTACGTGATCGACTGCATCCCCAACGTGGGCAACGCTATCGGCCACCTGACCGTGCCGTTCGTCAAAACCCTGCGCGCCAAGCACCCGCTCACCCCGATCCTGCTGGTGGAGGATCCGCGCGGGAGCAACGCCCTGGCCAACGATTCGCTGGGGATGCAGTTCAAGCAGCTCACCGACAGCGGCGACCACGAGGTGTTCCTTCTGCGTGGAGAGGGCATGCTGGAGGATGACGGCGAGTCCACGGTGGATGGCGTGCACCCGACCGACCTGGGGTTCATGCGCATGGCGCGGCATTTCCGCCCGGCGATCGAGGTGCTGCTCCGTCCGGGGGAGTGA
- a CDS encoding carbon-nitrogen hydrolase family protein, with amino-acid sequence MRKIKLTILLLPLLTAAALPQPAAAGLPARGKAKVAVIQVEGGAHEDPFLKDFDMAKVRPDIEAHLQRELDLFEEAGRQGADIVCGPEDMQHIGPYGLHMETLDPASGEKLFTALAEPVPGPLTERIAAIAKKYNMYILAPIYEKAEGKVYNSTVMFNRQGEIIGTHHKTHLPIMETWQVTPGNSLETFDTDFGRVAVATCWEIIFPEICSVYALQGADIVFHPTMGHENDPGGSLSTASRYVTRARDNFIYLAPVITGSDGNGIIDYNGKVLAEAVGKKNTVIMTEIDFSREPLSASKWWNTINGTDNEKAMVFLSRNPALFKYLTEQHPELLERYKDIRMTNGVGKTEMQVKAMHEVDYGK; translated from the coding sequence ATGCGTAAGATCAAACTGACAATTCTGTTATTGCCGCTGCTGACAGCCGCGGCCCTGCCCCAGCCAGCCGCGGCCGGCCTTCCCGCGCGCGGCAAGGCGAAAGTCGCCGTGATCCAGGTCGAGGGCGGAGCCCACGAGGACCCGTTCCTCAAGGACTTCGACATGGCCAAAGTCCGGCCCGACATCGAGGCGCACCTTCAGCGCGAGCTGGACCTGTTCGAGGAGGCCGGCCGGCAGGGCGCCGACATTGTCTGCGGCCCCGAGGACATGCAGCATATCGGACCGTACGGCCTGCACATGGAGACCCTCGATCCGGCGAGCGGCGAGAAACTGTTCACCGCCCTGGCCGAGCCGGTGCCCGGCCCCCTGACCGAGCGCATCGCCGCCATCGCGAAGAAATACAACATGTACATCCTGGCCCCGATTTACGAGAAAGCGGAGGGCAAGGTTTATAACTCCACCGTGATGTTCAACCGTCAGGGCGAAATCATCGGCACGCATCACAAGACCCACCTGCCGATCATGGAAACCTGGCAGGTCACCCCGGGCAACAGCCTCGAGACGTTCGACACCGATTTCGGGCGGGTGGCGGTGGCGACCTGCTGGGAGATAATTTTCCCCGAGATCTGCAGCGTCTACGCCCTCCAGGGTGCGGACATCGTGTTCCATCCCACCATGGGCCATGAGAACGACCCGGGGGGGAGCCTGTCCACCGCGTCACGCTATGTGACCCGCGCCAGGGACAATTTCATCTACCTGGCCCCGGTGATCACCGGCTCGGACGGCAACGGGATAATCGACTATAACGGCAAGGTGCTGGCCGAGGCCGTTGGCAAGAAAAACACGGTGATCATGACGGAGATCGATTTCTCGCGCGAGCCGCTTTCGGCCAGCAAGTGGTGGAACACGATCAACGGCACGGACAACGAGAAAGCCATGGTGTTCCTGTCTCGCAACCCAGCGCTGTTCAAGTATCTGACCGAGCAGCACCCCGAGCTGCTCGAGCGCTACAAGGACATCCGGATGACCAACGGCGTGGGCAAGACCGAGATGCAGGTCAAGGCCATGCACGAGGTGGATTACGGCAAGTGA